Sequence from the Homalodisca vitripennis isolate AUS2020 unplaced genomic scaffold, UT_GWSS_2.1 ScUCBcl_12867;HRSCAF=22809, whole genome shotgun sequence genome:
ATGATCTTGATGTAGCTTTTAACAACTTTATGGAAGTTGTGTCTCACAACTTTAATGACTGCTGTCCTTTGAAAACTAAGTTAGGAAATAATCTTGGCAATAAGGTACTAAAGCCCAAATGTTGGTATACACCTCTGTTAGCTAAAATTAAGATACTACTTGATGtaagttatgaaaaatgtaaaattaatcctGACCTATTAGAAAACCATAGGAGAATTAAGAAGTTATATCGGAACCAGATAATCTTAGCAAAAAAGAACGCCAATGATGAATTCATATTACAGTCGCATAACCTATGCAAAGCAGCTTGGAGAGTAATTAATACAGAAACAGGGCGTGCTTCAAAAAAATGCTCTCAAACGCTACCTCCTATCTCTGTTAatgaatttaacaactattttgtaaatatttctagtCATGTAAATAGTACAAATGTTAATTTAGGCTTAAATACAGCTAGTTCCAGTGATATGATAGAGTCGTCTGGCATAAATAGACCTAAGGCACCATCTTTAAAATGGCACACTGTAAATCCTACTGATATTCTTAAGACAACCACTAGGCTTAGTAACTCAAGAGCTGAGGATGTCTTTGGACTCtccaattttgtaattaaaaaaataatttgtgaaattttgtatccttttacTTTTCTTGTAAACTGGATGTTCAACGCTGGACTCTTCCCACAGTGCCTAAAAGTAACAGTCACTGTCCCTATTTATAAGAAaggtgataaaaataatgtaaataactacaGACCTATTGCCTTGGTACCTGTCTTATCTAAGTtggttgaatatattattaagtgtcaaattgagtattattttgaatttaaccaCCTGCTTTTATCTGCACAGTTTGGTTTTTAGGCAAAGCTTATCTACTATTAAGGCTGTTGAGAGTGTTGtctcatatattattaatagttttgaaaataaagaagaagtTAACACTTTGCTATTGGACTTAAGCAAGGCTTTTGATACTGTGCCTCACCAAGAACTTATTAAGAAACTAAAGTACTATGGAGTTGAAGGTAACGAATTATCACTTATAACTTCTTATATATCACAGCGATACCAGTTTTGTTAAAATAGGCGAACAGAGGTCGGATCTTAAGCAGGTGGTGagcggggttccccagggctctgtcctgggtCCCTTCTTATTCACTGTCTTTATTAACGATTTTCCAAATTTTGTTCCTAATAAATGTGtactttatgctgatgacactacgTTAATGTGCTCTAACTTAAATCCTGAAATCAATGCAGCCATGATCACATATATGAGAGAAAGGTCCAACCTCTGGTTTTCTGCCAATGGCCTATGTGTGAATGAAGATAAGACAGAAAACATCATCTTTAGCCTAAGCACCAGTTCTGTAACTAAGTCAGTTAAGCTACTTGGAATTAACTTAGACTCTAAGCTTACCTGGAAACATCACACAGATGCTCTTTGTGCTCGTTGTCtagagttatatttttactaaaaaaacttaaaacctgtACAAGCTGTAGTCTATTAATGAAAGCATACTTTGCATTATTCCACTCACATCTTTTGTATGGAACTTTTCTTTGGGGAAATTCAGGTGGGGCTAAGGAGGTCTTCTCATGCCAAAAGAAAGCTTTGcgcataatgtttaattttaatgtcactgaCTCTTGTAAGCCACTATTTATAAAGCATAGTATACTCACTGTTCCTTCCATTTATATCTTGCAAAGCTTAATGTATGTTAAGGAAAATctagatttatttaaacttagatGCTCTAAGCATGACTACTGCACTAGACAACGAGACCTTATTGACCTAAAGCACGCTAGACTAACAAAAACTCAGCACGCATACTCTTATATTGGTATCAAACTGTTTAACAAGCTGCCTATGTCTGCTAAGGATGTTacctgtaaaaactttaaaaatgttgtaattaagtgGTTAAAAGAAAAAGCCTTTTATAGTATAGATGAAATGCTTCTGTGTAGTATAGACGATTTAgccttttagattttatttccttttgacTTGTACTTTTAACCATAAGTGtctagtatgtattttattttatactatcttgttatactgtgtaaatgtataacaaaatgactttgtcaatgcattgtAATATTGTGGACGACAATAAACAGATTCTTGATTCTAGTTTATTACTGTTGTCTAAATGGCAGACAATATTGATTGACACTGCtgtagtgaggaaataagacatttgattttgaaaaaagtactaaaatattgacttgtagaacatgtagtccttttttattaagcttcaaatgtaaataaacattttataagagattttagttttttactccttttggtaattttttggatttcatccattactcattttagcctatcaaaagaagacgtcatatgacgtccatactccttGAAGggttaataaactttaaacaagacATGATaaatagtcaggctgcactgaaggcactggatacctgttcgattgattcgaaagcggtctgggaatgcaggaatgctctagcagagctagcaacaaataacagagtaacactcggttgggtgccgggtcatgaaggaattcatgggaatgaaaaagcggacatcctcgccaaaaagggagcagaatccacattggtggggcctgagccaggttgtgggatagccttctccaacattaaagctctggttaaagattgggaaaagaggacaagatacaagaattggagcagagcccgggtttaagaatatccaaaatgtttatctctccttatgcaaaagggtggatagctctcctagaccagaataaggaggatataagactgatattaggaatgttgacaggacatggccctctgaggaagcaccttttgaaggtgGGCCTTAGTCGGAgtagcgaatgtagactctgtggagaagaggaggagtcagcagagcacatttggttggattgtcctgccatcgcagagactaggaaaagatacttgggagcatatctcctcagccccaaggacatcagagaacaggagcccttaaatctgattggtttttgcaaaagcctcagtttttgagggcacaaattaaagtaagggaggcgcaaaggtccttttaggactaagtgcggggacaaagtgtcctcttccctcagaaggaaaaaaaaaaaaataaaaaaaatagaaaaaaaagtcatgataaatgtgtaacatgttactttttcttAACAACGAAATTAAATGTTGAATAGTGGAATtgtgaaaatataacattaatttttgttgttaacaGTATAATGATTGGAGTTTTGTAGTGatctgaataaaacaaattttgtccTTGGCTGAAAGAAAACTGCAGCCTCCATCTTAACAACTACTTCTGGACTATATATCAGCCATTTAATTTTTACCTGAATAATGATTCTAATGATTGTTTATTACTTgtaatcaataatcaataaacaaAGCATTGCACGATCAACATTCTTACTTGTAAGACGTGCCAGGTTGTTGTTGCCAATACCAAAGCCCTCGACGACAGAGCTCTTACGACGTTGATCCTCGGACCGTTTCCGGCTCGTCTCTCCCACGTCTTGACCAAACTCTGCTCCGATCACACCCAGCAGCACCACCGCTGTCGTCTGCTTGCGTTTCATCTCCGCGGCTGACGACGGCTTGCGAACACAAAGCTCTGCAATAATCAATTATGATTGTTATGACATGAGGCAGAACTACCATGTGTTTGATTTCAAAACCACAACATCAtgatgttgttatttatatattacactaACACCactattttctatgtttattttaaaattaagtattttaatggAATGTTTCCTTTggtgaaataacaataatagttatattttaagtcaaaatttttaacataaagtaATATCAGTGTAccttaacacgttcactgcgacATCAGTTATTTACGAAGAACCAAGCCCTCGACGCAAGCCTACGACGTTGATCCTCGACCGTTTCCGCTGTCTTCCCATCTTGACAAACCTGCTCACTAAACCAGCAGCACCAACGCTGTGTACTCTTCGTTTCATCTCGCGTGACGACGCTTGCGAGACACAAGCTCTGCAATAATCAGATATGATGTTGACATGAGGCAGATCACATGTGTTAAATTATCAATAACTCACAAAACAtaagttgttattataattacaCTAACACTATtttcatgttaatttaaaattaagtatttttaaggaATGTTTCCTTTGGTGAATaacaataatagttaaattttaagtcacatttttaacaaaataatatcagttactaacaccttcactgtgacatcAGTTCATGTATCGACATTAGGACAGCCGGTATAGCAGCAAGGtgcgtccaccgcagtcaatgtgttaaattatGATACAGCTCTAGCTAAAAAATaagttgttaacaccttcacgtTGACATCAGTCATGTATCGACATTAGGACAGCCGGTATAGCAGCAAGGtgcgtccaccgcagtcaatgtgttaaattatGATACAGCTCTAGCTAAAAAATaagttgttaacaccttcacgtTGACATCAGTCATGTATCGACATTAGGACAGCCGTATAGTTTGCAAGATgtgtccaccgcagtcaatgtttTAAAGTACTAACAGATAAGATAAAGTAATGTCAGAATACCATAAGAGCAGTAAACAGTGTTcattcattttacaaacataatccCACCAACAGTAACAATCTTATGGGACTTTATATCACTAAACATGTTAACTTGAACATactagaaaaatgtaatatttaaaatgttaattttatcacCAGAATTTCGTTTGATGGCACAAAAAGACAAATATAGTATAAcaatctttgttttaaattttactgcagGCAGTTAATATCAAAGCTTTCcataaatacaattcaaaaagaTGTAACTGAATTAGtagaaaattaaagttagaaGATTAACTCAACTGATTAGATGCATGCTCTATGATTTTGACCTTTATTTTCCAGTAATGAAATCCATAATTATACTTTGTTTATGCCATTAACCAATAAAGTTCAGTAAATATTAGtacaaattgtaaaaagtttaatataaactagagcagaaataatttaatattactgccATGCACCTATAAGAATAACAAAAGGAATAATAGTTGCAATGTAAtgcacaatttatattaaaatccaattattagtttaagaacataatttatatgtaaaatattctttgattattatttaacattttactatgACTTAagtcatttcataaatatatatatttttgtaaaaagacattattgaaacacaaaaaacaaagaaacattaaatttttatcctAAAGGTTTcatcaaagacaaatttaaatgaaaaatctttagTGACATCTATGATATGAAGCAAGCActtatcaaatgttggaaaaggAAGCAAAAAGCTTAAAAGCTGGAAATTTTGGATAATTTTCATAAAAGGTGGCAACCTCTGGCCAAGCTTAAGCTAAGACGTTCACATGAGCCCTGGGGAGAAATGAAAGGACCATCGCTTATTGACATTCGGTGTTTTCCACATTTTTATCCACTTTAACCCCAATTCATTCACCAAAAGCGGCCACCAGTTCCCCTCTCCGGGAACGTTAGAAGCCACCATCGCTGTAACATAAAGTCGTACCGTCCACTTCGTTATTCGCAACACTGATAAGAACTTTGCTTTGACCATCCGTCGTTTCCCAGTGGACTGTCCATAGCATGGGGGAGTGATGGTCACCTGCACATCATACACAGCTTCTGTCAGCAGAGATATCCAGAGCACATCCAGACGAGAGGAACAGGCACAAGTTTTAACCCTAACCAACGATTCTGTGTGTCTAATGAAGTCTGCAGGCTATCTGTGCAGTCTGTAGCATGCCAACGGTTGAGCACaaagtgagttctcaaacatgattgttccaggtataaacaaacatattctcTTAATATTTAGGTCAATCTCGATCTACAATGAGATACAATTGTTAAGTGTTATGGGGGATGTCGCTACTGCAACACACTGCAGTAAGTTCTCAAACATAATCCTTCCAGGTATAAAGATATTCCCTTAAATTTTAAGTCAATCTCGAACTACGATGAGATACAATTGTTAAGTGTTATGGGGGATGTCGCTACTGCAACACACTGCAGTAAGTTCTCAAACATAATCCTTCCAGGTATAAAGATATTCCCTTAAATTTTAAGTCAATCTCGAACTACGATGAGATACAATTGTTAAGTGTTATGGGGGATGTCGCTACTGCAACACACTGCAGTAAGTTCTCAAACATAATCCTTCCAGGTATAAAGATATTCCCTTAAATTTTAAGTCAATCTCGAACTACGATGAGATACAATTGTTAAGTGTTATGGGGGATGTCGCTACTGCAACACACTGCAGTAAGTTCTCAAACATAATCCTTCCAGGTATAAAGATATTCCCTTAAATTTTAAGTCAATCTCGAACTACGATGAGATACAATTGTTAAGTGTTATGGGGGATGTCGCTACTGCAACACACTGCAGTAAGTTCTCAAACATAATCCTTCCAGGTATAAAGATATTCCCTTAAATTTTAAGTCAATCTCGAACTACGATGAGATACAATTGTTAAGTGTTATGGGGGAAGCAATCACTACTGCAACACACAGCAGTAAAAATAACACTAGTGCTGGTTAATTGCCCGACACATTGCAATAATAATAACTACAACAATACAATGTTACATGATAAATTACTACGTGGTCAAAGGTTTGTTAATG
This genomic interval carries:
- the LOC124375057 gene encoding WD repeat-containing protein 7-like codes for the protein MLWTVHWETTDGQSKVLISVANNEVDELCVRKPSSAAEMKRKQTTAVVLLGVIGAEFGQDVGETSRKRSEDQRRKSSVVEGFGIGNNNLARLT